A stretch of Dama dama isolate Ldn47 chromosome 22, ASM3311817v1, whole genome shotgun sequence DNA encodes these proteins:
- the LOC133043120 gene encoding apolipoprotein L3-like — MSFNIYPSEEVFKRKLEKSIKKLHECADNVDKVHRDCTISNVVASSTSIASGILTLLGLVLAPFTAGISLGLSATGLGLGAAAAATGVSTSIVELVNTSSVEAQLDFHSIAQKISSGKSLYKAKDFRKHIRAIRMAKSSPQLEAGRVSGQSTQPVRAAFGGTALAMTRRARICGGVSAGLFLPFDIWSLVKDSQDLQGRAKTESAERLREQAQKLEMNLEVLTQIYERLK; from the exons ATGAGCTTTAACATCTACCCCTCAG AAGAGGTTTTTAAACGGAAGCTGGAGAAGAGCATAAAAAAGTTGCATGAATGTGCAGACAATGTTGACAAGGTGCACAGGGACTGTACCATCTCCAATGTGGTAGCCAGTTCCACCAGCATTGCATCTGGCATCCTGACCCTCCTTGGCCTGGTTCTGGCACCCTTTACAGCGGGCATCAGTCTGGGACTCTCAGCCACTGGATTAGGGCTGGGAGCAGCAGCTGCTGCGACAGGTGTGTCCACCAGCATTGTGGAACTCGTGAACACGTCATCAGTAGAAGCCCAACTTGATTTCCACAGCATAGCCCAGAAGATTTCCAGTGGGAAAAGCCTCTACAAAGCGAAAGATTTTAGGAAGCATATCCGTGCCATCAGGATGGCCAAAAGCAGCCCTCAGTTAGAAGCTGGGCGAGTCTCTGGCCAAAGCACCCAGCCAGTGAGAGCAGCTTTTGGAGGCACGGCTCTTGCAATGACCAGAAGAGCCCGCATTTGTGGTGGAGTCTCTGCAGGTTTGTTCCTCCCATTCGACATATGGTCCCTGGTGAAAGATTCACAGGACTTGCAGGGTAGGGCAAAGACAGAGTCTGCTGAGAGACTGAGGGAACAGGCCCAGAAACTGGAGATGAATTTGGAGGTGCTCACCCAGATCTATGAGCGTCTGAAGTAG